In the genome of Hymenobacter cellulosivorans, one region contains:
- a CDS encoding GNAT family N-acetyltransferase, producing MIAESEAQGMWTLQAGIFPENTASLRLHEAAGFRLVGRREKIGQLRGIWRDTVLLERRSRVVGATPAAATDAISAG from the coding sequence TTGATAGCCGAGTCAGAAGCCCAGGGCATGTGGACGCTGCAGGCGGGTATTTTCCCCGAAAATACGGCCAGCCTCCGCTTACACGAGGCGGCGGGCTTTCGGCTGGTAGGCCGCCGGGAGAAAATCGGGCAGTTGCGCGGCATCTGGCGCGACACGGTGCTGCTGGAGCGGCGCAGCCGCGTAGTCGGCGCTACCCCGGCCGCTGCTACCGATGCTATAAGTGCAGGCTGA
- a CDS encoding GNAT family N-acetyltransferase has translation MTLVPFTAAHWPEAKAIYEAGLATGNATFQTAAPGWDEWDQGHLNHCRLVALDGAGRVLGWAALSPVSGRCVYGGVGEVSVYIAAEARGRAWVGSCWRP, from the coding sequence ATGACCCTTGTACCCTTTACCGCCGCTCACTGGCCCGAGGCCAAAGCTATTTATGAAGCTGGTCTGGCCACGGGCAACGCTACGTTTCAAACCGCGGCGCCGGGCTGGGACGAATGGGACCAGGGCCATCTGAATCACTGCCGTCTGGTAGCACTGGATGGTGCCGGGCGGGTGCTGGGCTGGGCGGCCCTGTCGCCGGTATCGGGGCGCTGCGTGTACGGCGGCGTGGGCGAAGTAAGCGTGTATATAGCCGCCGAAGCTCGGGGCAGGGCCTGGGTCGGCAGTTGCTGGCGGCCTTGA
- a CDS encoding metal-dependent hydrolase, translating to MLTYSQLQLLGHASFRITTPEGRIILLDPWLTGNPYVPAELRAPERADLVLITHGHDDHFDPELPALLARTGARIVAPAPVRFYLYEQGVPAEQFEPMNVGGGISLLDVRLTMTVAHHAAHVDLPGNKTGFQHEAVGYILALSDNTVIYAAGDTALFGDMGLLAELYQPTVALLPIGDRYTMGPREAAVAARLLQVRHVVPFHYGTFASLVGTPEQLQQHLKPTDAVTIHALQAGQTLDVGRL from the coding sequence ATGCTTACTTATTCGCAGTTGCAACTGCTGGGACACGCCAGCTTCCGCATCACCACGCCCGAGGGCCGTATCATTCTGCTCGACCCGTGGCTGACTGGCAACCCCTACGTGCCGGCCGAGCTGCGGGCACCCGAGCGCGCCGACCTGGTGCTCATCACCCACGGCCACGACGACCATTTCGACCCCGAGCTGCCGGCGCTGCTGGCCCGCACCGGGGCCCGGATCGTCGCGCCGGCGCCGGTGCGCTTCTACCTCTATGAGCAGGGAGTGCCCGCCGAGCAGTTTGAGCCCATGAACGTGGGCGGCGGCATTAGCCTGCTGGATGTACGCCTGACGATGACCGTGGCTCACCACGCGGCTCACGTCGATTTGCCGGGTAACAAAACCGGCTTTCAGCACGAGGCTGTGGGCTACATCCTGGCCTTGTCGGACAATACGGTAATCTACGCCGCCGGCGACACGGCCCTGTTCGGCGACATGGGCCTCTTGGCCGAGCTTTACCAGCCCACGGTGGCCCTGCTGCCCATCGGCGACCGGTACACGATGGGTCCGCGGGAGGCAGCGGTGGCAGCCCGGCTACTGCAGGTGCGCCACGTGGTGCCTTTTCACTACGGCACCTTTGCTTCGCTGGTCGGCACGCCCGAGCAGTTGCAGCAGCACCTAAAGCCCACCGATGCCGTGACCATTCACGCGCTGCAAGCCGGACAAACGCTGGACGTGGGTCGGTTGTAG
- a CDS encoding SDR family NAD(P)-dependent oxidoreductase: MDLQLTNKLALVTGSTAGIGLAIAQRLAAEGAEVILTGRTTARIEEARAAILAATPQARVRGVAVDFGKAEEIQNLLREVPTVDILVNNVGIFEPRPFANITDEEWLRFFEVNVLSGVRLSRQYFPLMLAQNWGRILFISSESGLQIPEEMIHYGTTKTAQLGVARGLAELTKGTNVTVNSVLPGPTASEGVQEFLAKLSAAGKTKEEAEHDFFQNARPSSLLQRFATPDEVATMVAYLASPLAAATNGASVRVDGGVIRSIA; this comes from the coding sequence ATGGATTTACAACTCACCAATAAACTGGCGCTGGTTACCGGCTCCACGGCCGGCATCGGGCTGGCAATTGCGCAGCGGCTGGCCGCCGAGGGCGCCGAAGTCATCCTGACTGGGCGCACCACAGCCCGTATCGAGGAGGCCCGGGCCGCTATTCTGGCCGCTACGCCTCAGGCCCGGGTGCGGGGCGTCGCCGTCGACTTTGGCAAGGCCGAAGAAATCCAGAACCTGCTGCGGGAAGTGCCCACGGTGGATATCCTGGTCAACAACGTAGGCATTTTCGAGCCCCGGCCCTTCGCCAACATCACCGACGAGGAATGGCTACGCTTTTTCGAGGTCAACGTGCTGAGCGGCGTACGGCTTTCCCGCCAGTATTTCCCCTTGATGCTGGCCCAGAACTGGGGCCGGATTCTGTTCATTTCCAGCGAATCAGGCCTGCAGATTCCAGAGGAAATGATTCACTACGGTACCACCAAAACGGCGCAACTGGGTGTGGCCCGCGGCCTGGCCGAGCTAACCAAAGGCACCAACGTCACCGTCAACTCGGTACTGCCCGGCCCCACGGCTTCGGAAGGCGTGCAGGAGTTTCTGGCCAAGCTCTCGGCCGCGGGCAAAACCAAGGAGGAAGCAGAGCACGACTTTTTCCAGAATGCCCGCCCATCGTCGTTGCTGCAACGTTTTGCTACCCCCGACGAAGTTGCTACGATGGTGGCCTATTTGGCCAGCCCCCTGGCCGCCGCTACCAACGGCGCCTCCGTGCGGGTCGACGGCGGCGTGATTCGCAGCATTGCCTAA
- a CDS encoding DUF6428 family protein, with protein MKISEMKQHLAGLDAVNFRLPSGDYLPSHFHVTEVGLVSKHFIDCGGTERQETVANFQLWEAGDYDHRLAPQKFLHILNLSEKILGSEDLDIEVEYQQATIGKFGLAFDGKDFILTAKQTACLAQDACGIPTELQALPQLQVAGCAPGGGCC; from the coding sequence ATGAAAATCTCCGAAATGAAGCAGCACCTGGCCGGGCTTGACGCCGTCAATTTCCGGTTGCCTAGCGGCGACTACCTGCCCTCTCACTTTCACGTGACGGAAGTAGGCCTGGTGAGCAAGCATTTTATTGACTGCGGCGGAACCGAGCGGCAGGAAACGGTGGCCAACTTCCAGCTCTGGGAAGCCGGCGACTACGACCACCGCCTGGCACCCCAGAAGTTTCTGCACATTCTGAACCTGTCGGAGAAAATTCTGGGCTCAGAAGACCTCGACATCGAGGTAGAGTACCAGCAGGCCACCATCGGCAAGTTTGGCCTGGCCTTCGACGGCAAGGATTTCATCCTGACTGCCAAGCAAACGGCCTGCCTGGCCCAGGATGCCTGCGGTATTCCGACCGAGTTGCAGGCCCTGCCCCAGCTACAGGTAGCTGGCTGCGCCCCGGGCGGCGGGTGCTGCTAG
- a CDS encoding DUF1569 domain-containing protein, which translates to MNNLFNSADAAGIITRLEALPGTAQRQWGTMQVAQMLAHCTASLETAMGLNSPKKVSFLMRLMGSMMKSGIVSSKPMPKNSPTDKLYIITDARNFDQEKALVIERIKAFSAGGPARCTTQPQVFFGPMTPQEWAIMQWKHFDHHLRQFGA; encoded by the coding sequence ATGAATAACCTCTTTAATTCCGCCGACGCGGCCGGCATCATTACCCGTCTTGAAGCCCTGCCGGGTACGGCCCAGCGGCAATGGGGCACCATGCAGGTGGCTCAGATGCTGGCTCACTGCACCGCCTCCCTCGAAACAGCCATGGGCCTGAATTCTCCGAAAAAGGTATCCTTCCTGATGCGCCTCATGGGCTCGATGATGAAATCCGGCATCGTAAGCAGCAAGCCCATGCCCAAAAACAGCCCCACCGACAAGCTCTACATCATTACCGACGCCCGCAACTTTGACCAAGAAAAGGCTTTGGTTATCGAACGAATCAAGGCTTTTTCGGCTGGTGGTCCGGCCCGGTGCACCACCCAGCCCCAGGTCTTTTTCGGCCCGATGACGCCCCAGGAGTGGGCCATCATGCAGTGGAAACACTTCGACCACCATCTGCGGCAATTTGGGGCTTGA
- a CDS encoding alpha/beta hydrolase gives MASFPYQPDVLGPDFEQHRISQASDYEGPVVCTLVRLREQVPSPRAVLYVHGFTDYFFQRDMALEFRRHGFRFYALDLRKYGRSWLPHQTANNVRDLAEYYADLDAALAIMRAEGSTTVVLSGHSTGGLIAALYAHDRAPRTQLAALFLNSPFLDMHQNWLNRNVGVPLAARLGRVAPDIQLPANLPTEYGRSLHRQYLGEWEYNLAWKPIEVFPVKLGWLRAIHAGHRRVARGLSVPQPILVLHSDKTVTQPGWSEQYFQADGVLNVRHIRELSPQLGPRVTVQAIPGGIHDLVLSRPAVRAQVYQVLFEWLATVLPDPGQAG, from the coding sequence ATGGCTTCTTTTCCGTACCAGCCCGACGTACTGGGCCCCGATTTTGAACAGCACCGCATCAGCCAGGCTTCCGACTACGAAGGTCCGGTCGTCTGCACGCTGGTGCGGCTGCGCGAGCAGGTCCCGAGTCCGCGGGCGGTGCTCTACGTGCACGGCTTTACCGACTACTTCTTCCAGCGCGACATGGCTTTGGAGTTTCGTCGCCACGGTTTCCGCTTCTACGCACTGGATTTGCGCAAATACGGCCGTTCCTGGCTGCCTCACCAAACGGCCAACAACGTGCGCGACTTGGCAGAATATTACGCCGACCTCGACGCGGCGCTGGCCATTATGCGGGCCGAAGGCAGCACCACTGTCGTGCTTAGCGGCCACTCCACCGGCGGCCTGATTGCGGCCCTTTACGCCCACGACAGAGCGCCCCGCACCCAGTTAGCCGCACTGTTTTTGAACAGCCCGTTTCTGGACATGCACCAAAACTGGCTTAACCGCAACGTAGGAGTCCCGCTGGCGGCGCGGCTGGGGCGCGTGGCCCCCGATATTCAGTTGCCAGCCAACCTGCCTACCGAGTACGGGCGCAGTCTGCACCGGCAGTACCTGGGCGAGTGGGAGTATAACCTGGCCTGGAAGCCGATAGAGGTATTTCCCGTGAAGCTGGGCTGGTTGCGAGCCATTCATGCCGGGCACCGTCGCGTGGCCCGGGGCTTGAGCGTTCCGCAGCCCATCCTGGTCTTGCACTCCGATAAGACCGTGACCCAACCGGGCTGGAGTGAGCAGTATTTCCAGGCCGACGGCGTGCTCAACGTGCGCCATATCCGGGAGCTGAGCCCACAGCTGGGCCCACGCGTAACGGTGCAGGCCATTCCGGGCGGCATCCACGACCTAGTTCTTTCGCGCCCGGCCGTGCGGGCTCAGGTGTATCAGGTGCTGTTTGAGTGGCTGGCCACCGTGCTGCCCGATCCAGGCCAAGCCGGGTAG
- a CDS encoding L,D-transpeptidase family protein, with the protein MRTLLLAACFLLLAAAYPPKSALREYQLTYPRVQLAYATKWPQLQLLLRSRKIDPTRLEVFFRVFKSGRRFEAWARNQGEGTFQLLRTYRVAGTSGTLGPKRAEGDNQVPEGFYRIDRFNPISTYYMSLGLDYPNASDRALGGPKPGSHIFVHGSNVTVGCLPITDDCIQEVYLLALEARCAGQQDMQIHIFPFELTTQNLERALGSKHYAFWQSLRPGFAQFDEHLTLPNVAVEATGQYVVR; encoded by the coding sequence ATGCGAACCTTGCTTTTGGCGGCCTGCTTTCTGCTGCTGGCCGCGGCGTACCCGCCTAAATCGGCCCTGCGCGAGTACCAGCTCACCTATCCCCGCGTGCAACTGGCCTACGCCACTAAGTGGCCCCAACTGCAACTACTGCTGCGCAGCCGCAAAATTGACCCCACCCGACTGGAGGTATTCTTCCGGGTATTCAAATCGGGGCGGCGCTTTGAGGCCTGGGCGCGCAACCAGGGCGAGGGTACGTTTCAGTTGCTGCGCACCTACCGCGTGGCCGGCACCTCGGGCACCCTGGGCCCCAAACGCGCCGAGGGCGACAACCAGGTACCCGAAGGCTTCTACCGCATCGACCGGTTCAACCCCATCAGCACCTACTACATGTCGTTGGGTCTGGATTACCCCAACGCCTCCGACCGGGCCCTGGGTGGCCCCAAGCCAGGCAGCCATATCTTCGTGCACGGCTCCAACGTGACAGTTGGCTGCCTTCCCATCACCGACGACTGTATTCAGGAAGTGTACCTACTGGCCCTGGAAGCCCGTTGCGCCGGCCAGCAGGACATGCAGATTCACATTTTCCCCTTCGAGCTGACCACCCAGAACCTGGAGCGGGCCCTGGGCAGCAAGCACTACGCGTTCTGGCAAAGCCTGCGGCCCGGTTTCGCCCAGTTCGATGAGCATCTGACGTTGCCCAACGTGGCAGTAGAAGCTACCGGCCAGTACGTGGTGCGGTAG
- a CDS encoding T9SS type A sorting domain-containing protein has translation MFPLFSSSRIALAILGLAALPAQAQVAPTWNALLRAYPLNSSSIGQTQRVAVAPDGNPLASGTFVGHLTIGGVTLSTPGGSQGVQMFLVRLNPDGTLAWSQQGSSSSSQDDQRTHVSVDAAGNSFFSGNFRGRLGFGTTALTSAPAALSEVFVRKYDAQGNLLWSRTGGLTTGGVLGNIATAVDASGNVLVTGTYSGTDLSFGSTTKISSPDQAVFLAKFNSAGTLQWLRQDGGNNRGGAYVWDLGTDAAGNTVMVGDFFSHSTFGSVTLTPLEGASFMAQDIFVVKYSPQGTVLWAKQAGGLFVDAGRGIAVTGDGQIAISGATDNESAYLARFDGQGNRLWERKMVPVATGTGVGQAVAFNSRGHLFVTGTFKKGLVVGPTTLSTGRNSTNLFLAQFDAAGNVLWADQVGGPAEDAASNSSDVATDAAGNIFVTGAVGGTVSFGGITSVRQGTFNGSPMVPYVARLTAGVPLSTARFVGAALALYPNPASAYTQLVLPAGAQVTITDALGRQVREQTFAATTQPQLLSVAGLTPGLYQVRATLTTGEVAQAALTVR, from the coding sequence ATGTTTCCGTTGTTCTCTTCGTCCCGCATAGCCTTGGCTATCCTGGGCCTGGCTGCTCTACCTGCCCAGGCCCAAGTGGCTCCAACCTGGAATGCTTTGCTGCGGGCCTACCCCCTTAACTCAAGCAGTATCGGGCAGACCCAACGAGTTGCCGTGGCTCCCGATGGTAACCCGCTGGCCAGTGGCACCTTTGTGGGGCACCTCACTATTGGCGGCGTCACCCTCTCCACGCCTGGTGGCAGCCAGGGCGTCCAGATGTTTCTGGTCCGCCTCAATCCCGACGGCACTCTAGCCTGGAGCCAGCAGGGAAGCAGCAGCTCCAGCCAGGACGACCAGCGTACCCATGTCAGTGTTGATGCGGCGGGCAACAGCTTCTTCAGCGGCAACTTCCGGGGGCGGCTTGGGTTTGGCACTACAGCCCTCACGTCGGCGCCCGCCGCATTGTCGGAAGTATTCGTGCGTAAGTATGATGCCCAGGGCAACTTGCTGTGGTCGCGCACCGGAGGGCTAACTACCGGAGGAGTTTTGGGCAATATTGCCACTGCCGTTGATGCCAGTGGCAATGTCCTGGTGACGGGAACTTACAGCGGCACCGACCTGAGCTTTGGCTCGACTACCAAGATTTCCAGCCCTGACCAAGCTGTGTTCCTGGCCAAATTCAACTCGGCGGGCACCTTGCAGTGGCTACGCCAGGATGGAGGCAATAACCGGGGTGGAGCGTACGTGTGGGACCTTGGTACCGATGCGGCAGGCAACACGGTTATGGTCGGCGACTTCTTTAGCCATAGTACTTTCGGGAGCGTTACGCTAACTCCGCTTGAAGGAGCAAGCTTCATGGCCCAGGATATTTTCGTCGTCAAATACAGCCCCCAAGGCACTGTACTGTGGGCTAAGCAAGCGGGAGGCCTCTTCGTCGACGCAGGCCGTGGTATTGCCGTGACCGGTGATGGCCAAATAGCCATTAGTGGTGCCACCGACAATGAGAGTGCCTACCTCGCGCGCTTCGATGGGCAAGGCAACCGGCTCTGGGAGCGAAAAATGGTTCCTGTCGCTACCGGCACGGGGGTAGGCCAGGCCGTGGCTTTTAATAGCCGGGGCCACCTCTTCGTGACGGGTACTTTCAAAAAGGGGCTTGTAGTGGGCCCTACCACTCTGAGCACCGGCCGCAATAGTACGAACTTGTTTTTGGCGCAGTTTGATGCGGCCGGTAACGTGCTGTGGGCCGACCAGGTAGGGGGCCCTGCTGAGGATGCTGCCAGCAATAGCTCGGATGTCGCCACAGACGCTGCTGGCAATATTTTCGTGACCGGAGCCGTGGGCGGTACCGTTAGCTTTGGAGGCATTACCTCCGTCCGGCAAGGCACGTTCAATGGGAGTCCTATGGTTCCGTACGTGGCCCGACTTACAGCTGGTGTGCCTCTGAGTACTGCCCGCTTCGTCGGCGCTGCGCTAGCCTTATACCCTAATCCCGCTTCTGCATACACGCAACTAGTGCTGCCCGCCGGCGCGCAGGTAACGATAACCGATGCCCTGGGCCGACAGGTGCGCGAGCAAACCTTTGCTGCCACTACCCAGCCTCAGTTATTATCGGTAGCAGGTCTCACGCCGGGGCTATACCAGGTGCGCGCCACGCTCACCACCGGCGAAGTAGCCCAGGCGGCCCTCACGGTCCGCTAG
- a CDS encoding ArsR/SmtB family transcription factor, with protein MTYSKAADFTADQQQLARMAKALAHPARVAIIQLLAAKQTCISGDIAAELPLSRTTVSQHLQELKALNLIQGEIDGLTVCYCLNTELLGQVRQQFAAFFEVATANPACGPADACAC; from the coding sequence ATGACTTACTCGAAAGCCGCCGACTTCACCGCCGACCAGCAGCAGCTGGCCCGTATGGCCAAAGCCTTGGCTCACCCGGCGCGGGTGGCTATTATTCAACTGTTGGCGGCCAAGCAAACCTGCATTTCCGGCGACATTGCCGCCGAGCTACCCTTGTCGCGCACTACCGTGTCGCAGCACCTGCAGGAGCTTAAGGCGCTGAACCTAATTCAGGGCGAAATCGACGGGCTGACCGTGTGCTACTGCCTCAACACGGAGCTACTCGGGCAAGTCCGGCAGCAGTTCGCGGCCTTTTTCGAGGTGGCTACGGCCAACCCGGCCTGCGGCCCGGCCGATGCCTGCGCCTGCTAG
- a CDS encoding T9SS type A sorting domain-containing protein, whose amino-acid sequence MKQLFLALTFFLLTAPAGLAQTPTWSWLRTVEGVNSVVDLAGSSTSQIYVTGLFDNRLQLGNRLLTSPGRCLYVARLNPNGQVTQTTQLNVSDDVLPTSLAVDRSGNCFVTGSFRGTLSYGRNSQLTSQSPDTDDVLLLKINPAGAVSWVQQVSGTAPDRNTVPSRGWSVAVDQGGNSFVTGSVSGTTVRFGNRSFSNRQNKAFLASYSPQGTVRWAKVWDAPADTYAPSTGRATAVDGAGNCYVSGSFFSTLTVDGTTLQPANSDSNLFLLRFDAAQGQLRWALAPAGSGDGRSLGTDAAGKVYLADSFSGSTTFGATTLTSTGSADIFVTRYTRQGQVEWATALGGPNYDFPTDIAVDKAAGRAYLTGSQANGQAFITQLQANGQVARTTLVGGPGSSTGSSLVLDERNTVYTAGIATGSCQFGPYTTNNPATACYLARLDNADGRPSCQVSSPTALVTSVFPNPVQGRFTLRIQAPAADQNWKATLLNPFGRIVAQQTLRSTAGTTTDATFDTAGLPSGLYVLNLEHNQQVTTQLVTVR is encoded by the coding sequence ATGAAACAACTCTTTCTCGCCCTCACCTTTTTCCTGCTGACTGCCCCCGCTGGCCTTGCCCAAACTCCAACCTGGAGCTGGCTGCGTACCGTGGAAGGCGTCAATTCCGTGGTTGACCTAGCTGGTTCCTCTACCAGCCAGATCTACGTAACTGGCTTGTTTGACAACCGGCTGCAGCTCGGCAACCGCCTGCTGACCAGCCCCGGCCGCTGCCTTTATGTTGCCCGCCTCAACCCCAACGGCCAGGTAACGCAAACCACCCAGCTCAACGTCAGCGACGATGTGCTGCCCACCAGCCTGGCCGTTGACCGCAGCGGCAACTGCTTCGTAACGGGCTCTTTCCGGGGTACGCTCAGCTACGGTCGCAACAGTCAACTCACGTCGCAAAGCCCGGATACCGACGACGTGCTGCTACTCAAAATCAACCCGGCAGGTGCGGTAAGCTGGGTGCAGCAGGTCAGTGGTACGGCTCCCGACCGAAATACCGTCCCGAGCCGGGGCTGGTCGGTGGCCGTGGACCAGGGCGGCAACAGCTTCGTGACGGGCTCCGTGAGTGGAACTACCGTGCGCTTTGGCAACCGCAGCTTCAGCAACCGGCAGAATAAGGCATTTCTGGCCAGCTACAGCCCCCAGGGCACGGTGCGCTGGGCCAAAGTATGGGACGCCCCCGCCGATACCTACGCCCCCAGCACGGGCCGGGCTACCGCCGTCGATGGGGCTGGCAACTGCTACGTCAGCGGCAGTTTTTTCTCCACACTCACCGTCGACGGCACCACGCTGCAACCCGCCAACTCGGACAGCAACCTGTTTTTGCTACGCTTCGATGCGGCCCAAGGGCAGCTGCGGTGGGCCCTGGCCCCGGCCGGCTCCGGGGACGGGCGCAGCCTGGGCACCGATGCCGCCGGCAAAGTGTACCTGGCCGACAGCTTTAGTGGCAGCACCACCTTCGGAGCCACCACCCTGACCAGCACCGGCAGCGCCGACATTTTCGTTACGCGCTATACCCGGCAGGGCCAGGTAGAGTGGGCTACGGCTCTGGGCGGCCCCAACTACGACTTCCCAACCGATATTGCCGTCGACAAGGCGGCAGGCCGGGCCTACCTGACCGGCTCCCAAGCCAACGGACAGGCGTTTATTACCCAGCTGCAAGCCAATGGGCAAGTGGCGCGCACCACGCTCGTTGGCGGCCCCGGCAGCAGCACCGGCAGCAGCCTGGTTCTGGACGAGCGCAACACGGTATACACGGCCGGCATTGCCACCGGTAGTTGTCAGTTTGGGCCCTACACAACTAACAATCCGGCCACGGCCTGCTACCTGGCCCGCCTCGACAATGCCGACGGTCGGCCTTCCTGCCAGGTCAGCTCACCTACCGCGCTGGTGACGAGCGTATTCCCCAATCCGGTGCAAGGCCGCTTTACGCTCCGCATTCAGGCTCCGGCCGCCGACCAAAACTGGAAAGCCACGCTGCTGAACCCGTTCGGGCGCATCGTGGCCCAACAAACCCTGCGCAGCACGGCTGGCACCACCACCGACGCGACATTCGATACTGCCGGCCTGCCCAGCGGCCTGTACGTGCTCAACCTGGAGCACAACCAGCAGGTTACGACCCAGCTCGTGACCGTGCGCTAA
- a CDS encoding J domain-containing protein — MQDYYRLLGVDVTASAAEIEQAYQRQKNRLSRRTADPAMQARLREVHTGYEILAHPGRRLAYNVLLAQEPLPELPPDPMAQLMARYAPAARWLNAALVAFCLLLALDWALPGQEFAGETVLIRQIVSVSAAASDPQMAYDVTTPRTAFRVPSRYGHRVRKGMRVTVSQTPLLGVVRRISAPPTAPGEPAIFKASGGNIYGSFSPLLGVLLVVATLGVLPGRSPEMRVNTAVVGFLLAVVALVVLIWF, encoded by the coding sequence ATGCAGGATTATTACCGCCTTCTGGGAGTGGACGTTACCGCTTCGGCGGCCGAAATTGAGCAAGCCTACCAGCGCCAGAAAAACCGCCTGAGCCGCCGCACCGCCGACCCGGCCATGCAGGCCCGGCTGCGGGAGGTGCATACCGGCTACGAAATTCTGGCCCACCCGGGCCGGCGCCTCGCTTACAACGTGCTGCTGGCCCAGGAGCCCCTGCCCGAGCTGCCGCCCGACCCCATGGCCCAGCTGATGGCGCGCTACGCCCCCGCGGCCCGCTGGCTCAACGCAGCTCTGGTGGCCTTCTGCTTGCTGCTGGCCCTCGACTGGGCATTACCCGGGCAAGAGTTTGCCGGCGAAACGGTGCTGATCCGCCAGATTGTGTCGGTATCGGCGGCGGCTTCCGACCCGCAGATGGCCTACGACGTAACTACGCCCCGCACCGCGTTCCGGGTGCCCAGCCGCTACGGCCACCGCGTCCGGAAGGGTATGCGGGTAACAGTCAGCCAAACGCCACTGCTGGGGGTAGTGCGCCGCATCAGCGCTCCGCCCACCGCACCGGGCGAGCCTGCCATTTTTAAAGCCTCGGGCGGCAATATCTACGGCTCGTTTAGCCCGCTGCTTGGGGTGCTGCTGGTAGTAGCCACGCTGGGTGTGCTGCCGGGCCGCTCCCCCGAAATGCGCGTCAATACGGCAGTGGTGGGCTTTTTGCTGGCCGTAGTAGCCCTGGTCGTGCTGATCTGGTTTTAG
- a CDS encoding metallophosphoesterase family protein, whose translation MTLAFFSDVHGNLPALEAVLADLDQRRPDMVFCLGDLVGYAPWPNEVVNEVRRRGIPTLAGNYDQGIGLGSDNCGCAYKTDAEKALGAQSIAFTNAVVGPTERRYLCHLPKHIRLDFDQEPCTLSLLLVHGSPRKINEYLFEDRPENSFLRVLEDASADILLFGHTHKPFHRTFAYQHKGETRYRHALNIGSVGKPKDGDPRAAYQLLHLDEHTSLTDPHNIRSELVRVAYDVEKAAQAVENSALPNEYADMLRRAY comes from the coding sequence ATGACCCTGGCTTTTTTCTCGGACGTACACGGCAATCTTCCGGCCCTGGAAGCCGTGCTGGCCGACCTCGACCAGCGCCGCCCCGATATGGTTTTCTGCCTCGGCGACCTGGTGGGCTACGCGCCCTGGCCCAACGAAGTGGTGAATGAAGTCCGCCGCCGCGGTATTCCCACCCTGGCCGGCAACTACGACCAGGGCATTGGTTTGGGCAGCGACAACTGCGGATGCGCCTACAAAACCGACGCCGAAAAGGCCCTGGGCGCGCAAAGCATTGCCTTTACCAACGCCGTAGTGGGCCCTACTGAGCGGCGCTACCTGTGCCACCTGCCCAAGCACATCCGCCTGGATTTCGACCAGGAGCCTTGCACGCTCAGTCTGCTGCTGGTACATGGCTCGCCGCGCAAAATCAATGAGTATCTGTTTGAGGACCGGCCCGAGAACAGCTTTTTGCGGGTTTTGGAGGATGCTTCGGCCGATATTCTGCTCTTTGGTCACACCCACAAGCCTTTTCACCGCACGTTTGCCTACCAGCACAAGGGTGAAACGCGGTACCGCCACGCCCTGAACATTGGCTCGGTGGGCAAGCCCAAGGACGGCGACCCGCGTGCGGCCTACCAACTGCTGCACCTCGACGAGCATACTTCCCTCACCGACCCGCACAATATCCGCTCGGAGCTGGTGCGCGTGGCCTACGACGTGGAAAAAGCCGCGCAAGCCGTGGAAAACTCTGCTTTACCTAACGAATATGCCGACATGCTGCGGCGAGCTTATTAG